The sequence below is a genomic window from Sorangiineae bacterium MSr12523.
ACCGTTGACAAATGCGAAAGTAGCGTGGTGCCCGGCGTTCGTGAGTTAGAGGAGAGGTTACCTGAAAGCCCACACGATGCAAGCTTGCAAGGTCTAAAGATGGGCCTGCCTGCCGTGTGGTCGGGGGTCGGTCGGTTTTGCGGACGTTGCGAAAGCTACAGCTCTGCTTCACTGGCCAATTTCACCCACGTGTAACTTGCACGTTTCTCGAACGCGCCCGTATTGGTGCGAACTCGTTGCGATCACGCCGTCGGCGAGACACTTGGCATTGAGAAATATGGCTGCAACGAGCGCCCAGGCGGCGCTCGCAGTTGGAGGCAGCCATGTCGGTGAAGACGACCCGCATTGCTCATTTGTCGGATTTGCACTTGCTCGAACCGCACCCGGATGGAAGCCGGAGCTACGGATTCGACGTGCGCTTTGTCAGCCTTGGTCGAAAATTGGATGCACGGGAGCGCATGCGCAAAGTGACGCGTGCGCTCCAGGCGGCGCGGCGCGCAGGCGTCGATCACGTCGTCGTCTCGGGCGATTTGACCGAGACGGGGACGGCTCGGCAGTTCGAAGCGGTGGCCGAAGTCTTTCACGGTTCGGGGATCGCGCCCTCCGACGTGACGATGGTGCCGGGCAACCACGACGCGTACACCTCGCCCGATGCCTGGCAAAAGGCGCTCGAAGGTCCGCTTCGCGAGTATGCGCCCACGTCGGCGCATGGCCCGGGGGCGGTGGTGGAGCGGCCGAACTTCTGCATCATGCCGCTCGACGTGGCCTGTCATCAGCCGGTCACGCGCTCGTCGGGAGAGCTCTCGGACGACAACGCCGAGGCGCTCGAGCGGCGGCTGCGGGATCCGGCCTTTTCGCGCAAGGCCATCGTGGTGGTGCAGCACCACCCGCCGCATCCGCACAAGGTGCCGGCGTGGCAATGGATCGACGGCTTGCGCGGCTGGGCGCGGATGATGAAGCTCCTCGAGGAGCACGGCGACGTGCAGCTCTTGCACGGGCACTTGCACTACACGGTAAATCGGGTCGTCGTCGGCGGACGAGACCGCATTTTCGGGGCACCGGCCGTCGTCTCGGAAAAAGAGGACACCATCCGCGTGCGGCTCTACGAAGTGCGCGACGGATTGCTCGAAAGCGCAGGGCTCATCGCGGCCTGAAGCGCCATTTACGGGATACTCGTGGCCAGGTCCGAAAATGGCCAGATTTGTTCCCCCGGCGGCGCTACGTAAGGGGGCGTGGATGCCGAAGGCTATTACCGTGCGCTGAGCGCGCGCGATGCGCGATTCGATGGGGCGTTTTTCGTCGGGGTCACGACGACCGGCATTTACTGCCGCCCGATTTGCCCGGTGCGCACGCCGGGGCGTGATCGATGCGTCTTCTTCCGGCGGGCGACCGAGGCCGAGCGCGACGGGTTTCGTGCCTGTTTTCGCTGCCGGCCGGAGCTGGCGCCGGGCGGGGCGAACGTGGATGCACTTCCCGCTCTGGTGCAGGCGGCGCTCGCCCGCATCGATCGCGGCTACTTGAACGAGCACTCCGTGGACGAATTGGCGGCCGAGCTGGGCGTCACGCCGCGGCATCTCCGTCGTGCGACGGAGGCGGAGCTCGGGGTCTCGCCCGTGGAGCTCGCGCAGTCTCGGCGGCTGGCGCTGGCGAAACAGCTTTTGCAAGATACGGATCTTTCGCTGACCGATATTGCGTTCGCGAGCGGCTTCTCCAGCGTGCGCCGCTACAATGCGCTGTTTTCGGCGCGGTTTGGAAAGCCGCCTTCGGCGGTGCGCCGCGGTCACGGCGGGCGCCGTGCGGCCACCGCGGATGCCCTCGAGGAGCCGATTGCGCTGCGCCTCGATTACCGGCCGCCGTTCGAATGGGAAACGCTGCTTCGATTCATTGGCGACCGCGCGATTCCCGGCGTCGAATCGGTAAAGGACGGCGTATACCGACGCACGGTGCGCATCGATGGAAAATGTGGCGCGGTCTCCGTGCACCACGATCCGGCGAAGCCTGTCCTCTGGGCGCGCGTGTCACTTTCCCTGGCGAGCGTGCTCATGCCTCTTCGCGCGAGGTTGCGCGCGCTGTTCGATCTGGATGCGCACCCCCTGATCATCGCCGAGCACTTGGGCAAAGATCCGGTGTTGGGGCCCTTCGTCATGGCGCGTCCGGGCCTGCGGGTGCCGGGCGCGTTCGACCGATTCGAAACCGCCGTCCGCGCCATTGCGGGGCAACTGGTCTCCGTGCGCGCGGCGACGACCTTGAGCGGCCGCATTGCGCGCGCCTTCGGTGAGACATTGGAAAACGGCGATTGCCTCTTTCCCTCGGCCGAGGTGCTTGCGCGCGCATCGGTCGATCAAGTGGCTTCGCAGGGGTTTCCCAGGGCGCGTGCGTCCGCGATCATCGGGCTGGCGCGCGTGGTGGCCGATGGGACCCTGGTGCTCGAGGACGATGGGGTGGCGCCCGAGGCGAAGATCCAAGCCTTCGAGGCGCTGCCGGGATTCGGCGATTGGACCGCGCAATACATGGCCATGCGTGTTCTGGGGTGGCCCGACGCGTTCCCGGCTTCGGATTTGGGCGTGCGCAAAGCGCTGGGCATGGCGCCGCCGAAGGCCGTGCGCGACATGGCCGAGCCTTGGCGCCCGTGGCGGGCCTATGCGGTCATGCATCTATGGACGTCGCTCGCCTCGGGTGGCGGATGAACAAGGAGACGAACATGACGACGCGCTACCACCGAGACATGATGGCGCCCTTCGGGCCTCTTCGCATCGTCGCGGCGCACGAAGCGATTACGGCGATCTATTTCGAGCACGATCGCGATACGAGCGATTCCGAGCCGGCCAAGCGCCACGAGCTGCTCGACGCGGCCGAGGAGCAGTTGAACGAATACCTGGAGGGCAAACGCCAAGTCTTCGACATGCCATTGCGCCCCAGCGGAACCGAGTTCCAGCGCGCCGTATACCGCGAATTGCTCACCATCGCCTTTGGCGAGACACGTTCCTATTCCGATATCGCCCGTGCCGTCGGACGCCCCGACGCCGTCCGCGCCGTAGGCGCCGCCAACGGCCGCAACCCCATTGCCATCGTGATTCCCTGCCACCGCGTCATCGGCAAAAACGGCAGCCTCACCGGCTACGGCGGCGGCATCGAAACGAAGCGCTGGCTCCTCGATTTGGAAAAGCCCTTACTCTTTCGCAGCTAAGCGAGAGAGAGTTCACATGAAGGCGGGAAGGCGGGAAGGTTTTTGATTGAAAAATCCTCTTAAACCTTCCCGCCTTCCCGCCTTCATGTGAATTTCTCCTCTAGCGAAGCTCGCGCAACAGTTCGTCGCGGAAGTAGCCTGGCGGAATCGTGCCTTGGCGCATGTATGCCAAATGGAAGCGTTGCAGCTTCGCGTGATCGCCGCCAACCTCCTGGCGCATGGCCTCGATGGCCTCTTTGCCGAGGCGGTACGTGATGGCTTGCGTCGGGGAGCGCGCGTAGCGGGCAGCCCCTTGCTCGCCACGCTCGCAGGCGGAACGCTGCTCCGGGCTGGCCTTGCGATCGCGGCAGGAGCCGGTCAAGAAGGTGGGGCCATTGGCGAGAAGCTCGACGACGTCGTCGTAGGATAGACGACCAATGTGCATGCCCGTGTCGACGCGCACCCGCAAATCGCGGAAGTGAATACCGCGCAGCACGTAAAGGTGCTCCTCGGGGGTGAGCAGCCCGTGCGGTGAATCACCGAGCGGCTCGGCCATGAGCCCCTCCGCGTAGACGCCCCAACCTTCCACGGCCATCGAGTCGGCCCACATCGAGGACGAGTCTTCCACTCCCCCGGGCGTGAGCCAGCGCAGCGGGCTGATATCGTCCTTGAAGCGCGTCATCGTCTTGTAGTGCCAGTCGTGGCCGGGAAAGGCTTCGTGTGCACACAGATCGGCCA
It includes:
- a CDS encoding metallophosphoesterase, whose translation is MSVKTTRIAHLSDLHLLEPHPDGSRSYGFDVRFVSLGRKLDARERMRKVTRALQAARRAGVDHVVVSGDLTETGTARQFEAVAEVFHGSGIAPSDVTMVPGNHDAYTSPDAWQKALEGPLREYAPTSAHGPGAVVERPNFCIMPLDVACHQPVTRSSGELSDDNAEALERRLRDPAFSRKAIVVVQHHPPHPHKVPAWQWIDGLRGWARMMKLLEEHGDVQLLHGHLHYTVNRVVVGGRDRIFGAPAVVSEKEDTIRVRLYEVRDGLLESAGLIAA
- a CDS encoding methylated-DNA--[protein]-cysteine S-methyltransferase — its product is MMAPFGPLRIVAAHEAITAIYFEHDRDTSDSEPAKRHELLDAAEEQLNEYLEGKRQVFDMPLRPSGTEFQRAVYRELLTIAFGETRSYSDIARAVGRPDAVRAVGAANGRNPIAIVIPCHRVIGKNGSLTGYGGGIETKRWLLDLEKPLLFRS
- a CDS encoding helix-turn-helix domain-containing protein, which produces MDAEGYYRALSARDARFDGAFFVGVTTTGIYCRPICPVRTPGRDRCVFFRRATEAERDGFRACFRCRPELAPGGANVDALPALVQAALARIDRGYLNEHSVDELAAELGVTPRHLRRATEAELGVSPVELAQSRRLALAKQLLQDTDLSLTDIAFASGFSSVRRYNALFSARFGKPPSAVRRGHGGRRAATADALEEPIALRLDYRPPFEWETLLRFIGDRAIPGVESVKDGVYRRTVRIDGKCGAVSVHHDPAKPVLWARVSLSLASVLMPLRARLRALFDLDAHPLIIAEHLGKDPVLGPFVMARPGLRVPGAFDRFETAVRAIAGQLVSVRAATTLSGRIARAFGETLENGDCLFPSAEVLARASVDQVASQGFPRARASAIIGLARVVADGTLVLEDDGVAPEAKIQAFEALPGFGDWTAQYMAMRVLGWPDAFPASDLGVRKALGMAPPKAVRDMAEPWRPWRAYAVMHLWTSLASGGG